One genomic region from Ovis canadensis isolate MfBH-ARS-UI-01 breed Bighorn chromosome 24, ARS-UI_OviCan_v2, whole genome shotgun sequence encodes:
- the TRAF7 gene encoding E3 ubiquitin-protein ligase TRAF7 isoform X2, translating into MSSGKGARYNRFSGGPSNLPTPDTAGTRMETTFGPAFSAVTTITKADGTSTYKQHRRTPSSSSSLAYSPRDEEDSMPPISTPRRSDSAISVRSLHSESSMSLRSTFSLPEEEEEPEPLVFAEQPSVKLCCQLCCGVFKDPVITTCGHTFCRRCALKSEKCPVDNAKLTVVVNNIAVAEQIGELFIHCRHGCRAAGGGKPSVFEVDPRGCPFTIKLSARKDHEGSCDYRPVRCPNNPSCPPLLKMNLEAHLKECEHIKCPHSKCTFIGNQDTYEAHLETCRFEGLKEFLQQTDDRFHEMHVALAQKDQEIAFLRSMLGKLSEKIDQLEKSLELKFDVLDENQSKLSEDLMEFRRDASMLNDELSHINARLNMGILGSYDPQQIFKCKGTFVGHQGPVWCLCVYSMGDLLFSGSSDKTIKVWDTCTTYKCQKTLEGHDGIVLALCIQGCKLYSGSADCTIIVWDIQNLQKVNTIRAHDNPVCTLVSSHNMLFSGSLKAIKVWDIVGTELKLKKELTGLNHWVRALVAAQSYLYSGSYQTIKIWDIRTLDCIHVLQTSGGSVYSIAVTNHHIVCGTYENLIHVWDIESKEQVRTLTGHVGTVYALAVISTPDQTKVFSASYDRSLRVWSMDNMICTQTLLRHQGSVTALAVSRGRLFSGAVDSTVKVWTC; encoded by the exons ACCAGAATGGAAACCACCTTTGGGCCTGCCTTTTCAGCTGTCACCACCATCACAAAAG CCGATGGGACCAGCACATACAAACAGCACCGCAGGACACCCTCTTCCTCCAGCTCCCTGGCCTACTCCCCGCGGGACGAGGAGGACAGCATG CCCCCCATCAGCACGCCTCGCCGCTCCGACTCGGCCATCTCCGTGCGCTCCCTGCACTCCGAGTCTAGCATGTCCCTCCGCTCCACGTTCTCGCtgccggaggaggaggaggagccg GAGCCGCTGGTGTTCGCCGAGCAGCCCTCGGTGAAGCTGTGCTGCCAGCTCTGCTGCGGTGTGTTCAAGGACCCCGTGATCACCACGTGTGGG CACACCTTCTGCCGAAGATGCGCCTTGAAGTCAG AGAAGTGCCCCGTGGACAACGCCAAGCTGACGGTGGTGGTGAACAACATCGCGGTGGCCGAGCAGATCGGCGAGCTCTTCATCCACTGCAGGCACGGCTGTCGGGCGGCGGGGGGCGGGAAGCCCTCCGTCTTCGAGGTGGACCCCCGAGGGTGCCCCTTCACCATCAAGCTTAGCGCTCGAAA GGACCACGAGGGCAGCTGTGACTACAGGCCTGTGCGCTGCCCCAACAACCCCAGCTGTCCACCCCTCCTCAAGATGAACCTGGAGGCTCACCTCAAGGAGTGCGAGCACATCAAGTGTCCCCACTCCAA GTGCACGTTCATCGGGAACCAGGACACGTACGAGGCGCACTTGGAGACGTGCCGCTTCGAGGGCCTGAAGGAGTTCCTGCAGCAGACAGACGACCGCTTCCATGAGATGCACGTGGCGCTGGCCCAGAAGGACCAGGAGATCGCCTTCCTGCGCTCCATGCTGGGCAAGCTCTCGGAGAAGATCGACCAGCTGGAGAAGAGCCTGGAGCTCAAGTTCG ATGTCCTGGACGAAAACCAGAGCAAGCTCAGCGAGGACCTCATGGAGTTCCGGAGGGATGCGTCCATGTTGAAC GACGAGCTGTCCCACATCAACGCGCGGCTGAACATGGGCATCCTCGGCT CCTATGACCCACAGCAGATCTTCAAATGCAAGGGAACGTTTGTGGGCCACCAGGGCCCCGTCTGGTGTCTCTGCGTCTACTCCATGGGGGACTTGCTCTTCAGCGGCTCCTCTGACAAGACCATCAAG GTGTGGGACACATGTACCACCTACAAGTGCCAGAAGACTCTGGAGGGCCATGACGGCATCGTGCTGGCCCTTTGCATCCAGGG ATGCAAGCTGTACAGTGGCTCGGCCGACTGCACCATCATT GTATGGGACATCCAGAACCTACAGAAAGTGAACACGATCCGGGCCCACGACAACCCGGTGTGCACACTGGTGTCATCACACAACATGCTCTTCAGTGGCTCCCTGAAGGCCATCAAG GTCTGGGACATCGTGGGCACCGAGTTGAAGCTGAAGAAGGAGCTCACCGGTCTCAACCACTGGGTGCGAGCCCTGGTGGCCGCCCAAAGCTACCTGTACAGCGGCTCCTACCAGACAATCAAG ATCTGGGACATCCGGACCCTTGACTGCATCCACGTCCTGCAGACGTCTGGCGGCAGTGTCTACTCTATTGCCGTGACCAATCACCACATCGTCTGTGGCACCTACGAGAACCTCATCCAT GTATGGGACATCGAGTCTAAGGAGCAGGTGCGGACCCTGACGGGCCATGTTGGTACCGTGTACGCCCTGGCAGTCATCTCGACGCCAGACCAGACCAAAGTCTTCAGCGCATCCTATGACCGGTCTCTCAGG GTCTGGAGTATGGACAACATGATCTGCACGCAGACTCTGCTGCGTCACCAGGGCAGTGTGACCGCGCTGGCCGTGTCCCGGGGCCGGCTCTTTTCCGGAGCCGTGGACAGCACTGTGAAG GTGTGGACTTGCTAA
- the TRAF7 gene encoding E3 ubiquitin-protein ligase TRAF7 isoform X1, producing the protein MSSGKGARYNRFSGGPSNLPTPDTAGTRMETTFGPAFSAVTTITKADGTSTYKQHRRTPSSSSSLAYSPRDEEDSMPPISTPRRSDSAISVRSLHSESSMSLRSTFSLPEEEEEPEPLVFAEQPSVKLCCQLCCGVFKDPVITTCGHTFCRRCALKSEKCPVDNAKLTVVVNNIAVAEQIGELFIHCRHGCRAAGGGKPSVFEVDPRGCPFTIKLSARKDHEGSCDYRPVRCPNNPSCPPLLKMNLEAHLKECEHIKCPHSKYGCTFIGNQDTYEAHLETCRFEGLKEFLQQTDDRFHEMHVALAQKDQEIAFLRSMLGKLSEKIDQLEKSLELKFDVLDENQSKLSEDLMEFRRDASMLNDELSHINARLNMGILGSYDPQQIFKCKGTFVGHQGPVWCLCVYSMGDLLFSGSSDKTIKVWDTCTTYKCQKTLEGHDGIVLALCIQGCKLYSGSADCTIIVWDIQNLQKVNTIRAHDNPVCTLVSSHNMLFSGSLKAIKVWDIVGTELKLKKELTGLNHWVRALVAAQSYLYSGSYQTIKIWDIRTLDCIHVLQTSGGSVYSIAVTNHHIVCGTYENLIHVWDIESKEQVRTLTGHVGTVYALAVISTPDQTKVFSASYDRSLRVWSMDNMICTQTLLRHQGSVTALAVSRGRLFSGAVDSTVKVWTC; encoded by the exons ACCAGAATGGAAACCACCTTTGGGCCTGCCTTTTCAGCTGTCACCACCATCACAAAAG CCGATGGGACCAGCACATACAAACAGCACCGCAGGACACCCTCTTCCTCCAGCTCCCTGGCCTACTCCCCGCGGGACGAGGAGGACAGCATG CCCCCCATCAGCACGCCTCGCCGCTCCGACTCGGCCATCTCCGTGCGCTCCCTGCACTCCGAGTCTAGCATGTCCCTCCGCTCCACGTTCTCGCtgccggaggaggaggaggagccg GAGCCGCTGGTGTTCGCCGAGCAGCCCTCGGTGAAGCTGTGCTGCCAGCTCTGCTGCGGTGTGTTCAAGGACCCCGTGATCACCACGTGTGGG CACACCTTCTGCCGAAGATGCGCCTTGAAGTCAG AGAAGTGCCCCGTGGACAACGCCAAGCTGACGGTGGTGGTGAACAACATCGCGGTGGCCGAGCAGATCGGCGAGCTCTTCATCCACTGCAGGCACGGCTGTCGGGCGGCGGGGGGCGGGAAGCCCTCCGTCTTCGAGGTGGACCCCCGAGGGTGCCCCTTCACCATCAAGCTTAGCGCTCGAAA GGACCACGAGGGCAGCTGTGACTACAGGCCTGTGCGCTGCCCCAACAACCCCAGCTGTCCACCCCTCCTCAAGATGAACCTGGAGGCTCACCTCAAGGAGTGCGAGCACATCAAGTGTCCCCACTCCAAGTACGG GTGCACGTTCATCGGGAACCAGGACACGTACGAGGCGCACTTGGAGACGTGCCGCTTCGAGGGCCTGAAGGAGTTCCTGCAGCAGACAGACGACCGCTTCCATGAGATGCACGTGGCGCTGGCCCAGAAGGACCAGGAGATCGCCTTCCTGCGCTCCATGCTGGGCAAGCTCTCGGAGAAGATCGACCAGCTGGAGAAGAGCCTGGAGCTCAAGTTCG ATGTCCTGGACGAAAACCAGAGCAAGCTCAGCGAGGACCTCATGGAGTTCCGGAGGGATGCGTCCATGTTGAAC GACGAGCTGTCCCACATCAACGCGCGGCTGAACATGGGCATCCTCGGCT CCTATGACCCACAGCAGATCTTCAAATGCAAGGGAACGTTTGTGGGCCACCAGGGCCCCGTCTGGTGTCTCTGCGTCTACTCCATGGGGGACTTGCTCTTCAGCGGCTCCTCTGACAAGACCATCAAG GTGTGGGACACATGTACCACCTACAAGTGCCAGAAGACTCTGGAGGGCCATGACGGCATCGTGCTGGCCCTTTGCATCCAGGG ATGCAAGCTGTACAGTGGCTCGGCCGACTGCACCATCATT GTATGGGACATCCAGAACCTACAGAAAGTGAACACGATCCGGGCCCACGACAACCCGGTGTGCACACTGGTGTCATCACACAACATGCTCTTCAGTGGCTCCCTGAAGGCCATCAAG GTCTGGGACATCGTGGGCACCGAGTTGAAGCTGAAGAAGGAGCTCACCGGTCTCAACCACTGGGTGCGAGCCCTGGTGGCCGCCCAAAGCTACCTGTACAGCGGCTCCTACCAGACAATCAAG ATCTGGGACATCCGGACCCTTGACTGCATCCACGTCCTGCAGACGTCTGGCGGCAGTGTCTACTCTATTGCCGTGACCAATCACCACATCGTCTGTGGCACCTACGAGAACCTCATCCAT GTATGGGACATCGAGTCTAAGGAGCAGGTGCGGACCCTGACGGGCCATGTTGGTACCGTGTACGCCCTGGCAGTCATCTCGACGCCAGACCAGACCAAAGTCTTCAGCGCATCCTATGACCGGTCTCTCAGG GTCTGGAGTATGGACAACATGATCTGCACGCAGACTCTGCTGCGTCACCAGGGCAGTGTGACCGCGCTGGCCGTGTCCCGGGGCCGGCTCTTTTCCGGAGCCGTGGACAGCACTGTGAAG GTGTGGACTTGCTAA